A genome region from Longimicrobium sp. includes the following:
- a CDS encoding HEAT repeat domain-containing protein: MNGEARDPVDGWIDALLIPRAGPSYDEIRGEALAQLLARGEEAHARIVERAGAADPPVQLLAVLPLFGRPEGVEVLRRALADGPGPTTVTAAHALARHPVPAALDALVAALGSPRPQVVASAAAGLAERGDPRSAEPLERALDTAPDEALPAVRRALERLRGGRGA, translated from the coding sequence ATGAACGGCGAAGCTCGCGACCCGGTCGACGGGTGGATCGACGCCCTGCTGATCCCGCGCGCCGGCCCCTCGTACGACGAGATCCGCGGCGAGGCGCTGGCGCAGCTCCTGGCGCGCGGCGAGGAGGCGCACGCGCGGATCGTGGAGCGCGCCGGGGCGGCCGACCCCCCGGTGCAGCTCCTGGCGGTGCTCCCCCTCTTCGGCCGGCCGGAGGGCGTCGAGGTGCTGCGCCGGGCGCTGGCGGACGGACCCGGTCCCACCACGGTGACCGCCGCGCACGCGCTGGCGCGCCACCCGGTCCCCGCCGCGCTCGACGCCCTGGTGGCCGCGCTCGGCTCGCCGCGGCCGCAGGTGGTGGCCTCCGCCGCGGCCGGCCTGGCGGAGCGCGGGGACCCGCGCTCCGCGGAGCCCCTGGAGCGCGCGCTGGACACCGCCCCGGACGAGGCGCTCCCCGCCGTGCGCCGGGCGCTGGAGCGGCTCCGCGGCGGGAGGGGCGCGTGA
- a CDS encoding DUF4157 domain-containing protein, giving the protein MRAALTARDPARPGEGERPGARDAAAPGAAALRLATHLPGDLAAEREAGAAAGAVARGGIAGALAPAGGPRVQRKCACGGGGAVPCTCEEEEEGAPGAVQRMPLPGDAAAGASPYGVLVDDSAAPGPGQVRLGEFLDRLEGRLAFVCDLELAAAGRSTRDCPYLEAWLAYYRARSAAHVERAIQRYTGAAGGDADALLEAVVSEGRWAAARWALTGAVPELPEGVPADGMPPASPAPAVQPKAGAGTSGPGPADPGAVRARLGPGRPLEGGVRARMESGFGASFAGVRVHADARAARAARDLGARAFTVGRDVAFGAGEYRPGTLTGDLLLAHELAHTVQQSGGGLGPAAGVSRELEAEADAAAAGALGFGAMPSFARRFGLSLQRCPGGDEKKEETPTTPPVQASEKGGAPPDAAKPDAGPPKPPQNPPLPDAPSAACGSSVKPADLVTEHRVEPASGLIEKPGDKVKVIVTFACKLHKSGGGKSWFKDAGGRFRPKDFTVSPTQMMTSSGGRMEREFDGKKPFTDVGSYVIDGDYTHEIDAVKYGIAGGKDLTASTSDSAKMISPTIHVKTRAYKGPGPKHHHYTKENVDLLAKIIYSEIGIGNDTEQEAIAWAVRNQMIAAGTGTVAGALAAFPASTRQEATDKTREIADRILQLDMSADTTQGAIRWFSPYAMPSPENAKKKCKAPKGSGSADCEGGLKTFTDNDGDEKQRYTPAWANTMTERNLAGVRPWFLKFYGV; this is encoded by the coding sequence GTGCGCGCGGCGCTGACGGCCCGCGACCCGGCGCGTCCGGGTGAGGGGGAGCGCCCGGGCGCGCGGGACGCGGCCGCGCCCGGGGCCGCCGCGCTGCGGCTGGCCACGCACCTCCCGGGCGACCTCGCCGCCGAGCGCGAGGCCGGCGCGGCCGCCGGGGCGGTGGCGCGCGGAGGGATCGCGGGCGCGCTCGCCCCGGCGGGCGGGCCCCGCGTGCAGCGCAAGTGCGCCTGCGGCGGCGGGGGCGCCGTCCCGTGCACCTGCGAGGAGGAAGAGGAGGGCGCGCCCGGGGCCGTGCAGCGGATGCCGCTCCCCGGCGACGCCGCGGCGGGGGCGTCCCCGTACGGCGTGCTGGTGGACGACTCCGCCGCGCCCGGGCCGGGGCAGGTGCGCCTGGGCGAGTTCCTGGACCGGCTGGAGGGGCGCCTCGCCTTCGTCTGCGACCTGGAGCTGGCCGCCGCGGGCCGCTCCACGCGGGACTGCCCCTACCTGGAGGCGTGGCTCGCCTACTACCGGGCCCGCTCCGCCGCGCACGTCGAGCGGGCGATCCAGCGCTACACCGGCGCCGCGGGCGGCGACGCCGACGCGCTCCTGGAGGCGGTGGTCTCCGAGGGGCGCTGGGCGGCCGCGCGCTGGGCGCTCACCGGCGCCGTCCCCGAGCTCCCCGAGGGTGTCCCCGCCGACGGGATGCCCCCCGCCTCTCCCGCCCCCGCCGTGCAGCCGAAGGCGGGCGCCGGGACCTCGGGCCCGGGTCCGGCCGACCCCGGCGCGGTGCGGGCGCGTCTGGGCCCCGGGCGCCCGCTGGAGGGCGGGGTGCGGGCGCGGATGGAGAGCGGCTTCGGCGCGAGCTTCGCCGGGGTGCGCGTGCACGCCGACGCCCGCGCCGCGCGCGCCGCCCGGGACCTGGGCGCCCGCGCCTTCACCGTCGGCCGCGACGTGGCGTTCGGGGCGGGGGAGTACCGCCCGGGGACCCTCACGGGCGACCTGCTGCTCGCGCACGAGCTGGCCCACACCGTCCAGCAGTCCGGCGGCGGCCTCGGCCCCGCGGCCGGCGTCTCGCGCGAGCTGGAGGCCGAGGCCGACGCCGCGGCGGCCGGCGCGCTGGGGTTCGGGGCGATGCCGTCGTTCGCCCGCCGCTTCGGCCTCTCGCTGCAGCGCTGCCCGGGCGGCGACGAGAAGAAGGAAGAGACCCCCACCACGCCCCCGGTCCAGGCGTCGGAGAAGGGGGGCGCGCCTCCCGACGCCGCGAAGCCCGATGCCGGGCCGCCGAAGCCGCCCCAGAACCCGCCGCTTCCCGACGCGCCCTCCGCGGCGTGCGGCTCCTCCGTCAAACCGGCCGATCTGGTTACCGAGCACCGGGTAGAGCCCGCCTCCGGCCTCATCGAGAAGCCGGGCGACAAGGTGAAGGTCATCGTCACCTTCGCCTGCAAGCTCCACAAGAGCGGCGGGGGCAAGTCGTGGTTCAAGGACGCCGGGGGACGCTTCCGCCCCAAGGACTTCACCGTCAGCCCCACCCAGATGATGACCTCCTCCGGGGGGCGCATGGAGCGGGAGTTCGACGGGAAGAAGCCCTTCACCGACGTCGGCAGCTACGTGATCGACGGCGACTACACGCACGAGATCGACGCGGTGAAGTACGGCATCGCGGGAGGGAAGGACCTGACCGCGAGCACGTCCGACAGCGCGAAGATGATCTCGCCCACCATCCACGTGAAGACGCGCGCCTACAAGGGGCCGGGCCCGAAGCACCACCACTACACCAAGGAGAACGTAGACCTGCTGGCCAAGATCATCTACTCCGAGATCGGCATCGGCAACGACACCGAGCAGGAGGCGATCGCCTGGGCCGTCCGCAACCAGATGATCGCCGCCGGCACCGGCACCGTCGCCGGCGCGCTGGCCGCCTTCCCCGCCTCCACCCGGCAGGAGGCCACGGACAAGACCCGCGAGATCGCCGACCGCATCCTGCAGCTGGACATGTCGGCCGACACCACGCAGGGCGCCATCCGCTGGTTCTCGCCGTACGCCATGCCCAGCCCCGAAAACGCGAAGAAGAAGTGCAAGGCGCCCAAGGGGAGCGGCAGCGCCGACTGCGAGGGCGGGCTGAAGACGTTCACCGACAACGACGGCGACGAGAAGCAGCGGTACACGCCCGCCTGGGCGAACACCATGACGGAGCGCAACCTCGCGGGCGTGCGCCCCTGGTTCCTGAAGTTCTACGGGGTCTGA